A genomic segment from Paraburkholderia hayleyella encodes:
- the flhF gene encoding flagellar biosynthesis protein FlhF, whose amino-acid sequence MNIRKFVGATSRDALRLVREALGADAVVLSNRTRDDGSVEIAAMAAGDLATLTPPGAAVASQFSPAPVMQTAAAAPAARPNPYASGMPDVFASVFGASAELASEASADALPQARAALPGQSARTMAEANPWLSDYAQASPAEQPAHVVGKHASSITPADAVRKGLGAPGERISVASSVAASETPGWAREAAQRAAQRAAQRATPDDSGGSEPRIPAHASAASPSVAAVSEAIKTRMEQVVNDTVMHELASMREMMETHFAGLQWAERQRRSPMHAALTRQLFATGFSAQLVRKLVDKLPEVDHLDAAMAWVHSVLETNLPVMANEDALLEQGGVFALMGPTGAGKTTTTAKLAARCVMRFGASKVALLTTDSYRIGGHEQLRIYGRILGVAVHAVKDTADLQLALSELRNKHIVLIDTIGMSQRDRLVAEQIAMLCNAGRRVQRLLLLNATSHGDTLNEVVQAYQSTDDTEPLAGCILTKLDEATHLGSALDTVIRYRLPVHYVSTGQKVPENLYVATCSFLLKSAFCVPRAHSPFVPEDDDFPGLLSEPAARAGADLREVRFG is encoded by the coding sequence TTGAACATTCGTAAATTTGTCGGGGCGACGAGCCGTGACGCTCTACGGCTTGTGCGCGAAGCACTGGGCGCAGATGCCGTCGTGCTGTCGAACCGGACGCGTGACGATGGCTCGGTGGAGATCGCCGCAATGGCAGCGGGTGATCTGGCGACACTCACGCCACCAGGGGCAGCGGTGGCGTCCCAGTTCTCTCCAGCCCCTGTTATGCAGACCGCCGCCGCAGCGCCTGCCGCACGCCCCAATCCTTATGCCAGCGGGATGCCCGATGTGTTCGCCTCGGTGTTTGGCGCGAGTGCCGAACTGGCCAGCGAAGCATCAGCCGATGCTCTGCCGCAAGCGCGTGCTGCGCTGCCAGGTCAGAGCGCTCGCACGATGGCCGAAGCGAACCCCTGGTTGAGCGATTACGCACAAGCGTCTCCTGCGGAGCAGCCTGCGCATGTGGTGGGCAAACACGCCTCGTCGATCACGCCGGCCGATGCCGTCCGCAAAGGCTTGGGCGCACCGGGCGAACGCATCAGCGTGGCATCGTCGGTTGCGGCAAGCGAGACACCCGGATGGGCCCGTGAGGCTGCGCAGCGCGCGGCCCAGCGTGCCGCCCAACGCGCCACGCCTGATGACTCGGGCGGCTCTGAACCCCGTATCCCGGCGCATGCCTCTGCTGCCAGCCCGTCAGTTGCCGCGGTGAGCGAAGCCATCAAGACGCGCATGGAGCAAGTGGTGAACGACACCGTGATGCATGAGCTGGCGTCGATGCGCGAGATGATGGAAACGCATTTTGCTGGTCTGCAATGGGCGGAGCGTCAGCGCCGCAGCCCGATGCATGCTGCGCTGACACGGCAGCTTTTTGCCACGGGGTTTTCCGCACAACTGGTGCGCAAGCTGGTGGATAAGCTACCCGAGGTCGATCACCTGGACGCCGCGATGGCTTGGGTGCATTCGGTTCTTGAAACCAATTTGCCGGTGATGGCGAACGAAGACGCGCTTCTCGAACAAGGCGGCGTATTCGCCTTGATGGGGCCGACGGGGGCGGGCAAGACCACCACCACGGCCAAACTCGCCGCGCGTTGCGTGATGCGTTTTGGCGCGAGCAAGGTCGCGCTGCTGACGACGGACAGTTACCGCATCGGCGGACACGAACAGCTGCGCATCTACGGACGCATTCTGGGCGTCGCCGTCCATGCAGTGAAAGACACCGCCGATTTACAGCTCGCGCTCTCTGAGTTGCGCAACAAGCACATCGTGCTGATCGACACGATTGGCATGAGCCAGCGCGACCGCCTGGTTGCGGAGCAGATTGCCATGCTGTGCAACGCTGGACGACGCGTGCAGCGTTTGCTTTTGCTCAATGCGACGAGCCATGGCGACACGCTCAATGAAGTGGTTCAGGCATACCAGAGCACGGACGATACCGAACCGCTCGCAGGCTGCATTCTGACGAAGCTCGACGAAGCTACGCATCTGGGCAGCGCGCTTGATACCGTGATTCGCTATCGCTTGCCGGTGCATTACGTCTCGACTGGACAAAAAGTACCGGAAAACCTGTATGTCGCAACGTGCTCCTTTTTGCTGAAAAGTGCATTTTGTGTGCCGCGTGCGCACTCGCCGTTCGTTCCTGAGGACGATGATTTTCCCGGGTTGCTCTCCGAGCCTGCCGCGCGCGCAGGAGCCGATTTGCGCGAGGTTCGCTTTGGATAA
- a CDS encoding P-loop NTPase, whose translation MDKYVADQAEGLRRMLAHSRSRVLAVVSATAGAGSTTVVVNLAAALALQGKDVLVLDESVGGLSVSAMLGGLRGVGQANAVLNGEAALEQAAARHALGFAVLAAPHCMTGMRGMTGEPDASAAAMAPRYDALLNGAADIVLIDARLDAHGSLSGLALQAHDVMLVTRVTAAEITETYACLKRLHYVHGLAQFRVLANHVQRASNAQTAFRNLAAVAGRYLGIALGDAGHIMNDTQIARALALSRCLVEAFPSTLAAAALRQLAAILMHWPQRETSLLPHRHHAEIAVSPPRHAGQPLARHA comes from the coding sequence TTGGATAAATACGTCGCGGACCAGGCTGAAGGATTGCGCCGGATGCTGGCCCATAGCCGCTCGCGCGTTCTCGCGGTGGTCAGTGCAACAGCGGGTGCAGGGAGCACGACGGTTGTCGTCAATCTGGCGGCGGCGCTCGCGCTCCAGGGCAAGGATGTGCTGGTGCTTGATGAGAGCGTGGGCGGGTTATCGGTGAGCGCGATGCTTGGAGGCTTGCGCGGTGTGGGCCAGGCGAATGCCGTGCTGAATGGCGAAGCCGCCTTGGAGCAGGCTGCGGCACGCCATGCGCTGGGCTTTGCGGTGCTGGCGGCGCCTCATTGCATGACGGGCATGAGGGGCATGACGGGTGAGCCCGATGCATCTGCGGCAGCCATGGCGCCACGTTACGACGCCTTGCTGAATGGGGCGGCCGATATCGTGCTGATTGACGCCCGGCTCGACGCGCACGGCTCGCTGTCCGGGCTGGCATTGCAAGCGCATGACGTGATGCTTGTCACACGCGTAACAGCCGCTGAGATCACCGAAACCTATGCTTGCCTGAAGCGTTTGCACTACGTGCATGGGCTCGCCCAGTTCCGGGTGCTGGCCAATCACGTGCAGCGCGCAAGCAACGCGCAAACCGCTTTCCGTAATCTCGCGGCTGTGGCGGGCCGCTATCTCGGCATCGCGCTGGGAGATGCCGGCCACATCATGAACGATACGCAGATCGCACGGGCTCTGGCGTTATCGCGTTGTCTTGTGGAGGCGTTTCCGTCGACGCTGGCCGCCGCTGCGCTGCGTCAGCTGGCGGCCATCTTGATGCACTGGCCGCAACGCGAGACGTCACTTTTGCCTCATAGGCATCACGCAGAGATTGCCGTGAGCCCGCCACGGCACGCTGGGCAACCGCTCGCGCGGCACGCCTGA
- a CDS encoding RNA polymerase sigma factor FliA, whose translation MYNAQGKISQADVLTQYAPLVRRLGLQLVARMPASVDLDDLIQAGMIGLLDAATRYKEDQGAQFETYASQRIRGAMLDELRSSDWLPRSLRRTSREVERAVQKVEQHAGRAASESEIADHLKMPLDEYQTLLQELHGSQLIYYEDFDRSAEDEPFLDRHCVDRADPLSALLDESLREALVEAIERLPEREKLLMSLYYERGMNLREIGAVMEVSESRVCQLHSQAVARLRARLREVAWVSAAA comes from the coding sequence ATGTACAACGCTCAGGGAAAAATTTCCCAGGCTGATGTTCTAACTCAGTACGCACCCCTTGTGCGTCGGCTGGGCTTGCAACTGGTCGCGCGCATGCCGGCGAGTGTTGATCTGGACGATCTGATTCAGGCGGGGATGATCGGGTTGCTTGATGCGGCGACCCGTTACAAGGAAGACCAGGGCGCGCAGTTCGAAACTTACGCCAGCCAGCGGATTCGTGGCGCGATGCTCGACGAGTTGCGCAGTAGCGATTGGCTGCCACGCAGCTTGCGGCGCACTTCGCGCGAAGTCGAACGGGCGGTGCAAAAGGTCGAACAGCATGCGGGACGTGCCGCGAGCGAAAGTGAAATCGCCGATCACCTGAAGATGCCGCTGGATGAATACCAGACGCTTTTGCAGGAATTGCATGGCAGCCAGTTGATCTATTACGAGGACTTCGACCGCTCCGCTGAAGATGAGCCGTTTTTGGACCGTCATTGCGTGGACCGGGCCGATCCGCTTTCGGCATTGCTCGACGAGAGCTTGCGCGAGGCGCTGGTGGAAGCGATCGAGCGCTTGCCGGAGCGCGAGAAGCTCCTGATGTCGCTCTATTACGAACGCGGTATGAACCTGCGGGAAATTGGCGCGGTGATGGAAGTGAGCGAATCGCGCGTGTGCCAGTTGCATAGTCAGGCGGTTGCGCGTTTGCGCGCCCGGCTGCGCGAGGTGGCCTGGGTGAGTGCGGCTGCTTGA
- a CDS encoding TolB family protein codes for MKRRNFLAWAGLSTLAACGGEVDTPSTNGNSGNGNNGGNNGGNNGGNNGNGGNPPIVTFPAVNFLTTDTSKIDYRPAINATGEVVIFERSEASGGPTQLYQLNHLDAAATPVRFLLDAHAPDMQQTRPAWCWRTNEVAFSGMKNGDAIHVWIVDANGVTTRQLNGTEGYDYPQWSLDGSLLVAENSGPAATHKPCNTVFDRTGATAALDISGTSASTGAPLYGGMPAIGPNDLPQIVFAGQPIVDNWSSPGNPSSHYNQDANYIFINKYENGTYVSSPLETAASLSAYSSAHEGRAPAWSPDGRTIVFESGRGGKGYALYLYNIEKGTVTQVTDPALGEAQHAKFFPDGKRLIFCMAHPNHAQTTGIAWVDISMLL; via the coding sequence ATGAAAAGACGAAATTTTTTGGCGTGGGCGGGGTTATCAACGCTGGCGGCATGCGGCGGTGAAGTCGATACGCCCTCGACGAATGGCAATAGCGGCAACGGCAACAACGGTGGCAATAATGGCGGCAATAACGGTGGCAATAATGGCAATGGAGGCAATCCTCCGATAGTCACTTTTCCGGCCGTGAATTTCCTGACCACCGACACCAGCAAGATCGATTACCGTCCCGCCATCAATGCGACGGGTGAGGTTGTGATTTTCGAGCGCTCCGAGGCTAGCGGCGGGCCGACCCAGCTATACCAGCTCAACCACCTCGATGCAGCGGCTACGCCCGTGCGCTTTTTACTCGATGCCCACGCCCCGGATATGCAGCAAACGCGTCCGGCATGGTGCTGGCGCACCAACGAAGTAGCCTTCAGCGGCATGAAAAACGGCGATGCGATTCACGTCTGGATTGTCGATGCCAATGGCGTCACGACGCGTCAGCTCAACGGCACGGAAGGCTACGACTACCCACAATGGAGTCTCGATGGCAGTTTGCTGGTCGCGGAAAATAGCGGGCCCGCTGCCACGCACAAGCCCTGCAACACCGTTTTCGATCGCACCGGCGCGACAGCCGCGCTTGATATCAGCGGCACGAGTGCGAGCACAGGGGCTCCACTGTATGGCGGCATGCCGGCCATCGGGCCCAATGATTTGCCGCAAATTGTTTTTGCCGGACAGCCCATCGTGGATAACTGGTCAAGTCCCGGCAATCCGTCGAGCCATTACAACCAGGACGCAAACTACATTTTCATCAACAAGTATGAAAATGGCACTTACGTGAGCTCGCCACTCGAAACCGCAGCCTCGCTCAGCGCGTACTCTTCGGCGCACGAAGGCCGGGCTCCGGCCTGGTCGCCCGATGGCCGCACGATCGTTTTCGAATCGGGCCGAGGCGGCAAGGGCTATGCGCTCTATCTCTACAACATCGAAAAAGGCACCGTCACCCAGGTGACGGACCCCGCTCTCGGCGAAGCGCAACACGCGAAGTTTTTCCCGGATGGCAAACGGCTGATCTTCTGCATGGCACATCCGAATCACGCGCAAACCACCGGCATTGCCTGGGTAGATATCTCGATGCTGCTGTAA
- a CDS encoding flagella synthesis protein FlgN has translation MKDALLATVTDEHAAVLAFAVLLAQEEHALTALSPAESLPPLVEQKTALIGQLARLEQTRDAQLSALGFAAGREGLEQAARADARLGALWPRMKEAIEQARGLNLVNGALIATRMDYNARALAALQVVRPEPTTLYGPDGRIPAK, from the coding sequence ATGAAAGACGCCCTGCTAGCCACCGTTACCGATGAACATGCCGCCGTCCTGGCCTTTGCTGTCTTGCTCGCTCAGGAAGAGCACGCGCTCACGGCGCTATCGCCCGCCGAATCACTGCCGCCGCTCGTTGAACAAAAAACGGCCTTGATTGGCCAGCTCGCCCGGCTGGAACAAACCCGGGACGCGCAACTCTCCGCACTGGGTTTTGCGGCGGGACGTGAGGGCCTGGAACAGGCGGCCCGCGCCGATGCCAGGCTGGGTGCACTCTGGCCGCGAATGAAAGAAGCCATCGAACAGGCCCGCGGATTAAACCTTGTCAATGGCGCGCTGATCGCCACTCGCATGGACTACAACGCCCGCGCGCTAGCCGCGCTGCAAGTGGTCCGGCCCGAGCCCACGACGCTTTACGGCCCCGACGGCCGCATCCCGGCGAAATGA
- the flgM gene encoding flagellar biosynthesis anti-sigma factor FlgM, which translates to MTIDPTSHTPAPASSALTRSPSSETASGTASRQTAPAASLGTARGDARVQLSGLAEELLSLAASGEADIDMAQVESVKQSLKDGTFTADAGKIADGMLGMTRALPQEPPGNT; encoded by the coding sequence GTGACTATCGATCCCACCTCCCACACACCCGCCCCAGCCAGTTCGGCGCTCACGCGCTCGCCCAGCAGCGAGACCGCGTCTGGCACGGCATCCCGCCAGACGGCACCGGCCGCCAGCCTGGGCACAGCCCGCGGCGACGCGCGCGTACAGCTGTCGGGACTCGCGGAAGAACTACTCAGCCTGGCGGCGTCAGGCGAAGCCGATATCGACATGGCTCAGGTCGAATCGGTCAAGCAATCGCTCAAGGACGGCACGTTCACGGCCGATGCCGGCAAGATCGCAGACGGCATGCTGGGCATGACCCGCGCGCTGCCGCAAGAGCCGCCCGGCAACACCTAG
- the flgA gene encoding flagellar basal body P-ring formation chaperone FlgA codes for MAALSAFAAACRTSCQTAARTFGRMAPGLGMVLLTTALVAPLSVRAQTTEGADAPIVIPGPAERDPAALARLATRMTAATETEAHETRATSSNSTPPVQLTHPEPAPERFTQAMQASDAIVIPGRGETAANGYVNVNAVTSVVVNSTNDTAGVNAPPSANTPPGLVRPGASTLQKTASAPAGHARASSPSTSQNAPVAQSLPRPPLRTAAAPMPSSTPAGQQDSEALRQIALAFLQQQITGLPGKVEISIAKIFPRGLAACPAPEPFLPNGARVWGRTTVGMRCVGERPWTLYLQARISIHASYYLAARAIAPGELLSATDLVAREGDLTLLPQAVITEPSQAIGSVALMRIAAGLPLRRDMLKSALAVSIGQSVRVVAQGTGFAISAEGNALNNATPGQPVRVKTAAGQIITGIVKDGSTVEIRL; via the coding sequence ATGGCCGCCCTGTCTGCTTTCGCTGCCGCGTGCCGCACGTCTTGCCAGACCGCGGCGCGTACGTTCGGCCGCATGGCACCTGGGCTTGGCATGGTGCTGTTGACGACCGCGTTAGTGGCACCGTTGAGTGTCCGCGCGCAAACGACAGAAGGCGCTGACGCGCCCATCGTGATTCCAGGTCCGGCTGAACGCGATCCCGCCGCACTCGCCCGGCTGGCCACGCGCATGACAGCAGCGACAGAAACAGAGGCACACGAGACGCGTGCCACCTCATCGAATAGCACCCCGCCCGTTCAGTTAACTCATCCCGAGCCGGCCCCCGAACGCTTTACTCAGGCCATGCAGGCCAGCGATGCCATCGTGATTCCAGGCCGAGGCGAGACGGCGGCAAACGGCTACGTCAATGTCAACGCCGTGACTTCTGTGGTGGTGAATTCAACCAATGACACGGCTGGCGTCAACGCACCGCCAAGCGCAAACACCCCTCCGGGCCTCGTCCGGCCCGGCGCGAGCACCTTGCAAAAAACCGCGAGCGCCCCGGCTGGCCATGCCCGTGCCTCATCCCCTTCGACCTCGCAAAACGCGCCCGTCGCCCAGTCCCTGCCACGCCCACCGCTTCGCACCGCGGCCGCGCCCATGCCCAGCAGCACGCCCGCAGGCCAGCAAGACAGCGAAGCCCTGCGCCAGATCGCACTCGCCTTTCTCCAGCAGCAAATCACGGGGCTCCCCGGCAAAGTCGAAATCAGCATCGCCAAAATCTTCCCGCGCGGCCTCGCCGCCTGCCCCGCGCCCGAGCCCTTCCTGCCCAACGGGGCCCGCGTCTGGGGCCGCACCACAGTGGGTATGCGCTGCGTCGGCGAGCGTCCGTGGACGCTCTATCTGCAAGCCCGTATCTCGATTCACGCCAGCTATTACCTGGCCGCCCGCGCCATCGCACCCGGCGAGTTGCTCAGCGCCACCGATCTCGTGGCGCGAGAAGGCGATCTCACCTTGCTGCCGCAAGCCGTCATCACCGAGCCCTCGCAAGCGATCGGTTCGGTCGCGCTGATGCGCATCGCCGCCGGGCTACCGCTGCGGCGGGACATGCTGAAGAGCGCCCTGGCGGTCTCCATCGGGCAATCGGTGCGGGTGGTCGCGCAAGGCACGGGCTTTGCGATCTCGGCGGAAGGCAATGCGCTGAACAATGCCACTCCAGGCCAACCTGTACGCGTAAAAACCGCGGCAGGGCAGATCATTACGGGCATCGTCAAAGACGGCTCGACAGTGGAGATCCGTCTGTGA
- a CDS encoding flagellar basal body protein: MLDKLDAEFAFGREALGVRAHRQALLSSNIANADTPGYQARDVDFAASLAGALKRAGAADSSVSGMSAPGQAAAAGVSVVLATTSPGHLPGNGRAAASASDDYGKLLYRTPVQPALDGNTVDLDIERVQFADNALHYQSGMTVVSQQIKTMLAAITSGT; the protein is encoded by the coding sequence ATGCTGGACAAACTCGATGCTGAATTTGCCTTTGGCCGTGAAGCGCTCGGCGTTCGGGCACATCGCCAGGCGTTGCTCTCGTCGAATATTGCTAATGCCGATACGCCGGGTTACCAGGCGCGCGATGTCGATTTCGCTGCTTCGCTGGCAGGCGCGCTCAAGCGCGCCGGAGCGGCAGACAGTAGCGTGAGCGGGATGAGCGCGCCGGGCCAGGCGGCTGCGGCAGGGGTGAGCGTGGTATTGGCGACGACTTCGCCGGGGCATTTGCCTGGGAACGGGCGGGCTGCCGCCAGCGCCAGCGACGACTACGGCAAGTTGCTGTATCGCACGCCGGTGCAACCCGCGCTCGACGGCAACACGGTTGATCTCGATATCGAGCGCGTGCAGTTCGCCGATAACGCGCTGCACTATCAATCGGGCATGACGGTGGTTTCGCAACAGATCAAGACGATGCTCGCGGCGATCACCTCGGGCACTTAA
- the flgC gene encoding flagellar basal body rod protein FlgC produces MATMTSIFEVAGSALTAQSQRLNVVASNLANAESVTGPDGKPYKAKQVVFAVQPAGGGYTESGQQVGGVRVSRVIDDPSPMKTSYEPGNPAANAEGYVTQPNVNPVQEMVNMISASRSYQANVETLNTAKQLMAKTLTIGTSGA; encoded by the coding sequence ATGGCAACGATGACGAGTATTTTCGAGGTCGCAGGTTCAGCACTGACGGCGCAATCGCAGCGGCTCAACGTGGTGGCATCGAATCTGGCGAATGCCGAGAGCGTCACCGGCCCCGACGGCAAACCCTATAAGGCCAAGCAGGTGGTGTTCGCGGTGCAACCTGCGGGCGGAGGCTACACCGAGTCGGGACAGCAGGTCGGTGGTGTGCGTGTCAGCCGCGTGATCGACGATCCGTCACCCATGAAGACTTCCTACGAGCCCGGCAATCCGGCAGCCAATGCCGAGGGCTATGTGACGCAACCCAACGTTAATCCGGTGCAGGAGATGGTGAACATGATCTCTGCCTCGCGCTCGTACCAGGCCAACGTCGAAACGCTGAACACCGCTAAGCAGCTCATGGCGAAGACCCTCACGATCGGCACTTCCGGCGCTTGA
- a CDS encoding flagellar hook assembly protein FlgD, translating to MTTQTTIGGNGAAVSEQLLDTMNGTNKSTGTRAGSNTLAGNSPADLQDTFLQLLMAQMKNQDPTNPMDSSQMTSQIAQINTVTGIGQLNASLASLSTQLTAGQQTQAAALKQSVVLTPGNAMAVADGKATPVGVQLASDATSVKIEIRNSAGQIVKTLDLGNLKAGTVPVAWTPIDDAGNPLPDGNYTITSSATIGGKTGVPTTLTAAQVLGVVRQADGTAGLVLSNGSTIGLNGVAAIL from the coding sequence TTGACAACCCAAACCACCATCGGCGGCAACGGCGCGGCCGTGTCGGAGCAGTTGCTGGACACGATGAATGGTACGAACAAAAGCACCGGTACCCGTGCGGGCAGCAACACGCTGGCGGGCAATTCGCCGGCTGATCTGCAAGACACTTTCTTGCAACTGCTGATGGCGCAGATGAAAAATCAGGATCCGACGAATCCGATGGACAGCTCGCAGATGACCTCGCAGATTGCTCAGATCAACACCGTCACCGGCATCGGCCAGTTGAATGCTTCGCTGGCTTCGCTGTCGACGCAGCTCACGGCGGGGCAGCAAACCCAGGCGGCGGCGCTGAAGCAAAGCGTTGTGTTGACACCGGGCAACGCCATGGCCGTGGCAGATGGCAAGGCCACGCCTGTTGGCGTGCAACTGGCCAGTGACGCAACCAGCGTCAAGATTGAAATCAGGAATTCAGCGGGCCAGATCGTCAAGACACTCGATCTCGGCAACCTGAAAGCCGGTACGGTTCCCGTGGCCTGGACGCCGATCGATGATGCGGGCAATCCGCTGCCGGATGGCAACTACACCATTACCTCGAGCGCGACGATTGGTGGCAAGACGGGCGTGCCGACCACGCTGACCGCAGCCCAGGTGCTGGGTGTCGTGCGGCAGGCCGATGGCACTGCGGGGCTGGTGCTGTCGAACGGCAGCACGATCGGGTTGAATGGCGTCGCCGCGATTCTTTAA
- the flgE gene encoding flagellar hook protein FlgE, producing the protein MGYQQGLSGLAGASNDLDVIGNNIANANTTGFKQGDAKFADVYANSVATTVNTQIGLGTRLASVDQQFTQGTINTTNQALDVAINGNGFFQMSGSGGLTYSRDGSFKLDKSGYIVNSSGLQLMGYAANAAGVINTAQTVPLNIPTANIAPVATGTITGVYNLNAQDDLPATTTFSPTDPTSYNYPTTVQVYDTLGGSQQVNMYFVKTATGAWDVYAGAASGTTAKIGSAKFDTSGRLVSTADSSGNPTKDALTFDFSVPNSDGSVTPQDLKLNITGTTQFGGKNGTNNQDQDGFASGQLTGFAIGDDGVVMGKYSNGRTTALGQVVLANFNNQNGLVNLGGNQYAESSASGVPQISAPGSTNHGVLQGGALENSNVVLTNQLVDLITAQRNYQANAQTIKTQQAVDNTLINL; encoded by the coding sequence ATGGGTTATCAGCAAGGTTTGAGTGGTTTGGCCGGTGCGTCAAACGATCTCGATGTGATTGGCAATAACATCGCTAACGCCAACACCACAGGTTTTAAACAAGGGGATGCGAAATTCGCCGACGTCTATGCCAATTCGGTGGCGACGACCGTGAATACCCAGATCGGTCTCGGCACACGGCTAGCGTCGGTCGACCAGCAGTTCACACAGGGCACGATCAACACGACCAACCAGGCGCTGGACGTAGCGATCAACGGCAATGGCTTTTTCCAGATGTCAGGCAGCGGCGGGTTGACGTATAGCCGCGATGGGTCGTTCAAGCTCGACAAGAGCGGCTACATCGTCAATAGCTCGGGTTTGCAACTGATGGGCTATGCAGCGAATGCGGCCGGGGTCATCAACACCGCGCAAACGGTGCCACTGAACATTCCCACGGCGAATATCGCGCCTGTCGCCACAGGCACGATTACCGGTGTCTATAACCTGAATGCGCAAGACGATCTGCCCGCTACCACCACTTTCAGCCCGACTGATCCGACGAGCTACAACTATCCGACGACGGTGCAGGTGTATGACACGCTCGGTGGCTCGCAGCAAGTCAACATGTACTTCGTGAAGACCGCGACGGGCGCATGGGATGTCTATGCGGGTGCGGCAAGCGGCACGACGGCGAAGATCGGTAGCGCCAAGTTCGATACTTCCGGCAGGCTTGTCAGCACGGCGGATAGTTCCGGGAATCCGACAAAGGACGCGTTGACGTTTGATTTTTCCGTGCCAAACAGCGATGGCTCGGTGACGCCGCAAGATCTGAAGCTGAACATCACAGGCACCACGCAATTTGGTGGCAAGAACGGAACCAATAACCAGGATCAGGACGGCTTTGCCTCGGGTCAGCTCACCGGGTTTGCCATCGGCGACGATGGCGTGGTGATGGGCAAATATTCGAATGGCCGCACGACGGCGTTAGGCCAGGTCGTGCTGGCTAACTTCAACAACCAGAACGGCCTCGTGAACCTCGGCGGCAACCAGTATGCCGAAAGCTCGGCGTCGGGGGTGCCGCAAATCTCCGCGCCGGGCAGCACCAATCATGGGGTCTTGCAGGGCGGCGCGCTGGAAAACTCGAATGTCGTCCTGACTAACCAGCTCGTCGATCTGATCACGGCGCAACGCAATTACCAGGCGAACGCGCAGACAATCAAGACGCAGCAGGCTGTCGATAACACGCTGATCAACCTGTAA
- a CDS encoding flagellar basal body rod protein FlgF gives MDRMIYTALTGASEALEQQAVVANNLANVSTTGFRAHLAAFRAVPMGFGDGSSPDAAADTTRTFVLASTPGADFTSGPIEQTGNLLDVAVQGRGWLSVLDANGNEAYTRAGNLHVDQNGQLVTAANFQVLGVGGPLAVPQGAQVTIGSDGTLSALVPGDPPTAIAIVDQLKLVNPEPAQLKRGDDGLFRLADGNPAEADPAVVLVPKSLEGSNVNSVAAMVAMIANARQFQMHTKLLESATQNDQAANRLLSVN, from the coding sequence ATGGACCGGATGATCTACACCGCGCTGACTGGGGCTTCCGAGGCGCTGGAGCAGCAAGCTGTAGTGGCGAACAACCTGGCGAATGTGTCGACCACCGGGTTTCGCGCGCATCTCGCGGCATTTCGTGCGGTGCCGATGGGCTTTGGCGATGGCAGCTCACCTGACGCGGCAGCGGACACGACCCGTACCTTTGTGCTGGCCTCGACGCCTGGCGCCGATTTCACCTCCGGCCCAATCGAGCAGACCGGCAACCTGCTGGATGTCGCGGTACAGGGGCGAGGCTGGCTCTCGGTGCTGGATGCCAATGGTAACGAAGCCTACACCCGGGCAGGCAACTTGCATGTCGATCAAAACGGCCAACTGGTGACCGCGGCAAACTTTCAGGTGCTGGGCGTGGGTGGACCACTGGCCGTGCCGCAAGGTGCGCAAGTGACGATCGGCAGTGATGGCACGTTGTCTGCGCTTGTGCCAGGCGACCCGCCAACGGCTATCGCCATCGTCGATCAGCTCAAGCTGGTGAATCCAGAGCCGGCACAGCTCAAACGCGGCGACGATGGGCTCTTTCGTCTTGCTGATGGCAACCCCGCTGAAGCGGACCCCGCCGTTGTGCTTGTACCGAAATCGCTTGAGGGCAGCAATGTGAATTCGGTGGCAGCCATGGTTGCGATGATTGCCAATGCCCGCCAGTTCCAGATGCACACCAAATTGCTTGAATCGGCCACTCAGAACGACCAGGCGGCTAACCGGCTGCTGAGCGTCAACTAA